Proteins encoded within one genomic window of Phototrophicus methaneseepsis:
- a CDS encoding leucine-rich repeat domain-containing protein yields the protein MFRVVRTFVLGLGGVLLLLSASGAFAQEESAFNMAYTEALSRIYSAAASGAQELSLAGLGLAELPPELWYLTDLQALYLTHNQLTSLPPQIGNLRQLRWLALSDNQLQVLPPEVGWLTQLQSLFAEQNQLTSLPAEIGSLHNLRILYLGQNQISVMPIQVGNLAQLQTLDLKNNRLESLPQEVGLLRELVYLDVSANNLTSLPPQIGQLSHLSYLNLRANSLYRLPGELSQLKNLLTFEVWNNPLIVRYSTANSYIPAQVQAYLAAQSAYDGAAFWQHLKDMLAFIGILVGALVTQHWLMRRYYLGRMPQQPAWP from the coding sequence ATGTTCCGAGTCGTGCGCACCTTCGTACTGGGATTGGGGGGCGTCCTCCTGCTGCTGAGTGCATCAGGAGCGTTTGCACAGGAAGAAAGCGCGTTCAACATGGCCTATACAGAAGCCTTGTCACGTATCTACTCAGCGGCAGCCAGTGGAGCGCAAGAACTCTCTCTGGCTGGCCTGGGCTTGGCTGAACTGCCGCCAGAACTCTGGTATCTAACGGATCTCCAGGCACTTTATCTGACGCATAACCAGCTCACATCTTTGCCACCGCAGATCGGCAATTTGCGACAGTTGCGCTGGCTGGCTTTATCGGATAATCAATTGCAGGTGCTGCCGCCTGAAGTTGGCTGGTTAACGCAACTCCAATCCCTCTTTGCGGAGCAAAACCAACTCACTTCTCTACCTGCGGAAATAGGTAGCCTGCATAATCTACGTATACTCTACCTGGGCCAGAATCAAATCAGTGTTATGCCCATCCAGGTCGGCAACCTAGCCCAGCTCCAGACGCTTGATCTCAAGAATAATCGCCTTGAATCGCTCCCACAGGAGGTTGGTTTGCTCAGGGAACTCGTCTACCTGGATGTCTCGGCCAATAACCTGACCAGTCTCCCACCTCAGATAGGCCAGCTCAGTCACCTGAGCTATCTCAATCTGAGGGCGAACAGCCTGTATCGTCTGCCGGGTGAACTCAGCCAGCTAAAAAATTTGCTGACGTTCGAAGTCTGGAACAATCCGCTCATCGTACGCTACTCAACGGCGAATAGTTATATTCCAGCACAGGTGCAAGCTTATCTCGCTGCACAAAGTGCTTACGACGGCGCGGCATTCTGGCAGCATCTAAAAGATATGCTGGCCTTTATAGGCATTTTAGTTGGGGCGCTGGTAACACAGCATTGGCTGATGCGACGTTACTATCTGGGGCGTATGCCTCAACAACCGGCATGGCCCTGA
- the rpmB gene encoding 50S ribosomal protein L28 — MASKRRISGKKPMFGQSRSKAYNTVKRKFKLNMQSKRYYVPEYDRFVRVQVTAQEMKTIDKIGLLAFLKRQDISIKQLLPKE; from the coding sequence ATGGCAAGTAAACGTCGTATTAGTGGCAAGAAGCCGATGTTCGGCCAGAGCCGGAGTAAGGCTTACAATACCGTTAAGCGTAAGTTCAAGCTGAACATGCAGAGCAAGCGCTACTATGTACCGGAATACGACCGCTTCGTGCGCGTCCAGGTCACAGCCCAGGAAATGAAGACCATCGATAAGATTGGTTTGCTGGCATTTTTGAAGCGCCAGGACATTTCCATCAAGCAGCTGCTGCCGAAAGAATAA